AGCACGGACAACATCCATCTCCGTCTCGAACATGCGGAGGGCAACGACGAAATCAGCGAGCTGTCGTCCACCTTCAACGATCTCCTCGACCGGATCGAAACGGCGTTCGAAACGCAGAAGAACTTCATCAGCAATGCTTCGCACGAACTCGGGACTCCGTTGACGGCCATCATCGGCGAAGCCGACGTGGCACTGCTGAAGCCGCGGACGGCCGATGAATACAGGGACGTCCTGAAAAGTATTCTGGAACAGGCCGACCGCCTCGACCAGATCACGAAGTCCCTTCTCTTCCTCGCGCAGGCGGGGTACCGCGGCAAGGTTGCATCGTTCGAACGGCTTCGTATCGACGAACTCGTATGGCAGGCGAAGGAGACGATCGACCGGATCGATCCCCAGAACGACATCCACATCGATTCCAGTCTCTTCCCCGAAGACCCCATGAAACTCAAGGTCCAGGGCAACGCACAACTTCTCCATCTCGCCGTGGCCAACATCCTGGGCAATGCCTGCAAGTACTCCCACAACAAGCCTGTCCTCGTCAGCATCGCCGCAAGCGACGGGCACGTCGTCATCGTCGTGAAGGACGAAGGCGTAGGCATTCCGGATGCCGAACAGCAGTTCATCTACGATCCGTTCTTCAGGGCGTCGAACACGACCTACTTCGACGGCTACGGCATCGGTCTGCCACTGGCCCGGAATATCGTCCGCCTGCACGACGGCCAGCTCGACGTCCTGTCGGTCGTCAACGTCGGTACGACCGTGCGCATCAGATTGCCACTCGGATAGGCCACCTTCCCGGCATTCCTCACCGTGGTTTCATATTCTAATCCGGCTCTAAGACCATTCTAACCGCATACCAATACGGCGGTCGGACCTTTGCGGCATCATACTTCAGCACGAAGGACATGCATGCCGAGATCGATACTCATCCCCATCGATTTTCGTATCGAATCGCTCAATACGTTGAAGTTCGCATTGAGTCATCATGCAGACCAGGACGTCGTCGTCGTTCTCGTCTATGCCGTCGCGCTGACGATGTCCATCACCGATCTCCTCTTCTATTCGCGGGAGCGCATGAGAACTGCGTACTCGACGCCAGCCTTCGAAGAAGCCCTGGCCATCCTGAAGAACAAGCATGCGTCGATCGTGAAGCGGATCGTCGTGGAGCCCTTCCATGGTGTGACGCAGAGTGCATTCGCCTCGTTCATCGAAGCGCGTTGCGTCGAGGAAGCCTATGTGCCGCGCCGCTACAGGCTTGCCGTCATGGAACGGGGCTTCGACATCCTGCCGTACATACGCAAGAGCGCTCTATCCGTCCATGAAGTGGATTGGGACATCCGCTCCGACGCCTGTGGCCGCGACGATCTCGATTCGCTGTTCAGCAACACGCCGGGACTCGATCCGGTATGAATCCGACGACGTTACCGATGATGTCACCGGTCAGGTCGAAGCTCTTCCTCATGGGCGAAGCATCGACGACATCGTAGACAAGGGCACCACCCTCAGGACAGGGCACCATCGGCTTGGGAGGCTGGTGATGTCCGGAATGACGCGATACCTTCAGCGGGGGTATCGCGTTATTCGTTATTCCCTCGCCACCTTCGTCAGCCAGTTCCGCAGGTTGAAGACGTTCGTGGGCATGGCACCGATATCCGCGAGGAGTTCCTTGCGCCGTGTGGCCATCTGCTTGTTGAACGGCTTCGTCCTGATGGTGATGAGGCGCGGCACGAGCTTGATGAAGTCCTTCAGCGCATCCATGTAATAGGGTGTGAGCGTCTTCTCCTTCTGCAGATAATGGCGGAAGGTGTCACATGCCGCAAGCGCCTGCTCGTACATCCCCGCTCTGTAGAGGCATGAAATGGTATAGGCACGGACCTGGACGTTGCAGATGGGAGAGGCGATGGAGCTCTGGGCGAACCAGCGCAGGGCTTCGTCGTCATGCCCGGCGCACATGGCGAGGAAGCCCTCGCCGAAGGCGACGACATCCGACCGTACGTCATCCTGAAGGGCCGGAGCGAAGCGCCTCATGTAGTCCCGGGCCCAGGCGTCCTCACCGCTCATGCCGGCCAGACGTACGACGTAGATGAAGTCCGGAAAGAGAAGATTGCCTTCCTGCATGTAGCCCAGAGCGATGTTCTCCTGCATGAGGAGCCACGCTTCCCGGAAATACCGCTCGTCGCCTTCCAGATTGATCTGTGCCGAGCAATAACCGGTGAGATGAAGGTGGGTCATGTAGGCATCCATGTAGTCCAGACGCTCCCGGTGCTCCTGGAACAGTGACACGAGCTTCTGGAAGGCTTCGTGGGATCGATGCTCCTCGAGTTCGTAGACGGCCAGCAGGACCTGTACCACGGGCGCGCTGGCGAGGCCGTCGTTGTCACGGAGGAATCGTACGATATCCGGTGCCATATGGAGCCGGAAGGGAGCGTCGTTGCTGTGACGCTCGTGCTGCATGAGGGTATACAGGCGGAGGAGACGGATCGACATGATCTGGAGAACGGCGTCGAGCTGGTCCTGCAGGATGATCCTGTTCGTCGTCGGCCGCACGAGCGTTTCGTAG
The DNA window shown above is from Candidatus Kapaibacterium thiocyanatum and carries:
- a CDS encoding two-component sensor histidine kinase; translated protein: MMARITTNTKIALLLFGSSLTTLLIFAGAIYYFLDKYSYADFYKRLETRATIAARYNLELDTQSAEAVRILRTQYLERLSHEREYILRAVSETELEGIAMREGIPVSFLRTIWRDARATHKEGDTFYAGVRHDRGAERYIVIISADNYFSSHHLSFLRTILFGSIVFVALITAGLSLYFSRRIFSPIKDITDKVRKISTDNIHLRLEHAEGNDEISELSSTFNDLLDRIETAFETQKNFISNASHELGTPLTAIIGEADVALLKPRTADEYRDVLKSILEQADRLDQITKSLLFLAQAGYRGKVASFERLRIDELVWQAKETIDRIDPQNDIHIDSSLFPEDPMKLKVQGNAQLLHLAVANILGNACKYSHNKPVLVSIAASDGHVVIVVKDEGVGIPDAEQQFIYDPFFRASNTTYFDGYGIGLPLARNIVRLHDGQLDVLSVVNVGTTVRIRLPLG